One Gossypium raimondii isolate GPD5lz chromosome 3, ASM2569854v1, whole genome shotgun sequence genomic window carries:
- the LOC105794940 gene encoding geranylgeranyl transferase type-2 subunit beta 1 isoform X3, with protein MDHLRMNGAYWGLTALDLLGKLDSVNVDEVISWILKCQHESGGFSGNIGHDPHILYTLSAVQVLALFNKLDVLDIDKVATYITGLQNEDGSFSGDMWGEVDTRFSYIAICCLSILCCLDKINVEKAVSYILSCKNLDGGFGCTPGGESHAGQIFCCVGALALTGSLHYVDKDLLGWWLCERQVKSGGLNGRPEKLPDVCYSWWVLSSLIMIDRVHWIDKEKLVKFILDCQDVENGGISDRPDDAVDVYHTYFGVAGLSLLNYPGLKAIDPAYALPVDVVNRIFFSG; from the exons ATGGACCATCTTAGAATGAATGGTGCATATTGGGGATTAACAGCCCTAGACCTTCTGGGGAAACTTGATTCTGTTAATGTAGATGAAGTTATTTCATGGATCCTGAAGTGCCAACACGAATCTG GTGGTTTTTCTGGCAATATTGGGCATGATCCGCATATACTGTATACGCTTAGTGCTGTACAAGTGCTTGCCCTATTCAACAAGCTAGATGTTCTTGACATTGATAAGGTTGCAACTT ATATTACTGGGTTGCAAAATGAAGATGGATCCTTTTCAGGCGACATGTGGGGTGAGGTGGATACGCG GTTCTCTTATATTGCCATCTGTTGCCTTTCAATATTATGTTGTCTGGATAAAATCAATGTTGAGAAGGCTGTTAGCTATATTCTGAGTTGCAAAAACCTAGATGGTGGCTTTGGATGCACACCTGGTGGGGAGTCTCATGCAGGGCAAA TTTTCTGTTGTGTGGGAGCTCTTGCTCTTACGGGATCTCTGCATTATGTTGATAAGGACCTTCTCGGGTGGTGGTTATGTGAGCGGCAAGTCAAATCTGGAGGTCTTAATGGCCGCCCTGAGAAACTCCCTGAT GTTTGTTACTCATGGTGGGTTCTATCTAGCTTGATCATGATTGACAGAGTTCACTGGATAGACAAGGAAAAGCTTGTTAAGTTCATCTTGGACTGTCAGGATGTGGAAAATGGTGGAATTTCAGATAGACCTGATGATGCTGTTGATGTCTACCATACATATTTCGGAGTTGCTG GACTCTCACTTCTCAATTATCCAGGACTGAAAGCCATTGATCCAGCTTATGCATTACCTGTCGATGTCGTAAATAGAATTTTCTTTAGTGGATAA
- the LOC105794940 gene encoding geranylgeranyl transferase type-2 subunit beta 1 isoform X1 — protein sequence MAELAVDKHVKYILAVEKNKDSFESVVMDHLRMNGAYWGLTALDLLGKLDSVNVDEVISWILKCQHESGGFSGNIGHDPHILYTLSAVQVLALFNKLDVLDIDKVATYITGLQNEDGSFSGDMWGEVDTRFSYIAICCLSILCCLDKINVEKAVSYILSCKNLDGGFGCTPGGESHAGQIFCCVGALALTGSLHYVDKDLLGWWLCERQVKSGGLNGRPEKLPDVCYSWWVLSSLIMIDRVHWIDKEKLVKFILDCQDVENGGISDRPDDAVDVYHTYFGVAGLSLLNYPGLKAIDPAYALPVDVVNRIFFSG from the exons ATGGCGGAGCTGGCAGTTGACAAACATGTTAAGTACATCTTAGCTGTTGAAAAG AACAAGGATAGTTTTGAATCGGTGGTGATGGACCATCTTAGAATGAATGGTGCATATTGGGGATTAACAGCCCTAGACCTTCTGGGGAAACTTGATTCTGTTAATGTAGATGAAGTTATTTCATGGATCCTGAAGTGCCAACACGAATCTG GTGGTTTTTCTGGCAATATTGGGCATGATCCGCATATACTGTATACGCTTAGTGCTGTACAAGTGCTTGCCCTATTCAACAAGCTAGATGTTCTTGACATTGATAAGGTTGCAACTT ATATTACTGGGTTGCAAAATGAAGATGGATCCTTTTCAGGCGACATGTGGGGTGAGGTGGATACGCG GTTCTCTTATATTGCCATCTGTTGCCTTTCAATATTATGTTGTCTGGATAAAATCAATGTTGAGAAGGCTGTTAGCTATATTCTGAGTTGCAAAAACCTAGATGGTGGCTTTGGATGCACACCTGGTGGGGAGTCTCATGCAGGGCAAA TTTTCTGTTGTGTGGGAGCTCTTGCTCTTACGGGATCTCTGCATTATGTTGATAAGGACCTTCTCGGGTGGTGGTTATGTGAGCGGCAAGTCAAATCTGGAGGTCTTAATGGCCGCCCTGAGAAACTCCCTGAT GTTTGTTACTCATGGTGGGTTCTATCTAGCTTGATCATGATTGACAGAGTTCACTGGATAGACAAGGAAAAGCTTGTTAAGTTCATCTTGGACTGTCAGGATGTGGAAAATGGTGGAATTTCAGATAGACCTGATGATGCTGTTGATGTCTACCATACATATTTCGGAGTTGCTG GACTCTCACTTCTCAATTATCCAGGACTGAAAGCCATTGATCCAGCTTATGCATTACCTGTCGATGTCGTAAATAGAATTTTCTTTAGTGGATAA
- the LOC105794940 gene encoding geranylgeranyl transferase type-2 subunit beta 1 isoform X2 encodes MAELAVDKHVKYILAVEKNKDSFESVVMDHLRMNGAYWGLTALDLLGKLDSVNVDEVISWILKCQHESGGFSGNIGHDPHILYTLSAVQVLALFNKLDVLDIDKLDITGLQNEDGSFSGDMWGEVDTRFSYIAICCLSILCCLDKINVEKAVSYILSCKNLDGGFGCTPGGESHAGQIFCCVGALALTGSLHYVDKDLLGWWLCERQVKSGGLNGRPEKLPDVCYSWWVLSSLIMIDRVHWIDKEKLVKFILDCQDVENGGISDRPDDAVDVYHTYFGVAGLSLLNYPGLKAIDPAYALPVDVVNRIFFSG; translated from the exons ATGGCGGAGCTGGCAGTTGACAAACATGTTAAGTACATCTTAGCTGTTGAAAAG AACAAGGATAGTTTTGAATCGGTGGTGATGGACCATCTTAGAATGAATGGTGCATATTGGGGATTAACAGCCCTAGACCTTCTGGGGAAACTTGATTCTGTTAATGTAGATGAAGTTATTTCATGGATCCTGAAGTGCCAACACGAATCTG GTGGTTTTTCTGGCAATATTGGGCATGATCCGCATATACTGTATACGCTTAGTGCTGTACAAGTGCTTGCCCTATTCAACAAGCTAGATGTTCTTGACATTGATAAG TTAGATATTACTGGGTTGCAAAATGAAGATGGATCCTTTTCAGGCGACATGTGGGGTGAGGTGGATACGCG GTTCTCTTATATTGCCATCTGTTGCCTTTCAATATTATGTTGTCTGGATAAAATCAATGTTGAGAAGGCTGTTAGCTATATTCTGAGTTGCAAAAACCTAGATGGTGGCTTTGGATGCACACCTGGTGGGGAGTCTCATGCAGGGCAAA TTTTCTGTTGTGTGGGAGCTCTTGCTCTTACGGGATCTCTGCATTATGTTGATAAGGACCTTCTCGGGTGGTGGTTATGTGAGCGGCAAGTCAAATCTGGAGGTCTTAATGGCCGCCCTGAGAAACTCCCTGAT GTTTGTTACTCATGGTGGGTTCTATCTAGCTTGATCATGATTGACAGAGTTCACTGGATAGACAAGGAAAAGCTTGTTAAGTTCATCTTGGACTGTCAGGATGTGGAAAATGGTGGAATTTCAGATAGACCTGATGATGCTGTTGATGTCTACCATACATATTTCGGAGTTGCTG GACTCTCACTTCTCAATTATCCAGGACTGAAAGCCATTGATCCAGCTTATGCATTACCTGTCGATGTCGTAAATAGAATTTTCTTTAGTGGATAA